In Campylobacter massiliensis, the DNA window CGGCAGCAAAAACGGCGCCGGCGTGTATAACGCGCTAAAAGAGGATGCGAGGAAAATTTACAAAAAACCTCAAATAGAAAACTCGCAAAAAGGCGAAGTAAAGCGTATTGCAGCGCCAAATTCCGCAAAATCTAGGCCGGCAACTCAAGGCGATGAGCAAAAACTTGACGAGCGAGAAAAACCGCAAACCGAGTCAAATTTAAGCGGCGAAATTTTGCACGCTCAAAGCGTTTCGGGCAAAGAGCAAAATTTAGAAAATCGCTCTCAAGTAGATCAAAATTTGGAGTCTCTAAAACTGCAATCTTTAAAAAGCGAAAACGGTGCGGCGACAAATAATGAAAATTTACAAGAGGCAAAAGCCGTAGAAGCAAATTTAAGCGATGATCCGGGTTCTACCGAGCAGCCAAAAGACGCGGAGCAAAATTTGAGCGACAAAGCTTCTAGCGAGGATCTTAAAGCGGATGGGAAAGGGCAAAATTTATCAAACAAGCGTCCGCCGCAAAAATCAAAGCAAGCTCTCGCACCGCAAAACGAAGCAAAAGATAAAGCTGAATATGCGGCAAAAGCGCAGCTCTCGATCAAGATAGACGAGGCAAAAAAGCAAGAGATTAGAAAAATTGCATTCGAGAGTAAAAATTTGGGCGATTTTCACAACGGACTGGTGAAAAAATACGGAGCAGAG includes these proteins:
- a CDS encoding PIN domain-containing protein translates to MARFIIDDENISVDNLATLKKLGQKDKIYIVTNNRQKLSISVLAWFLARKIKIKIILLESAHKDYADKIITFLMGKLSHKKDKIYIVSNDKFYDDVIDFFNKQDKNGGKFHKLKFDFNCSYTAQLIEENQDEIAILIRNSGSLSELHMKFISKFGSKNGAGVYNALKEDARKIYKKPQIENSQKGEVKRIAAPNSAKSRPATQGDEQKLDEREKPQTESNLSGEILHAQSVSGKEQNLENRSQVDQNLESLKLQSLKSENGAATNNENLQEAKAVEANLSDDPGSTEQPKDAEQNLSDKASSEDLKADGKGQNLSNKRPPQKSKQALAPQNEAKDKAEYAAKAQLSIKIDEAKKQEIRKIAFESKNLGDFHNGLVKKYGAEDAGKLYKALKQKAKEYLSRRNAAK